In Ovis aries strain OAR_USU_Benz2616 breed Rambouillet chromosome 14, ARS-UI_Ramb_v3.0, whole genome shotgun sequence, a single genomic region encodes these proteins:
- the CPNE7 gene encoding copine-7 isoform X2 — protein MSAGSERRAAAAPGGVPAPCASKVELRLSCRHLLDRDPLTKSDPSVVLLLQSQGQWVQVDRTEVVRSSLHPVFSKVFTLDYYFEEVQKLRFEVYDTHGPSSLSCQEDDFLGGMECTLGQIVAQKKVTRALLLKFGRNAGKSTITVIAEDISGNNGYVELSFRARKLDDKDLFSKSDPFLELYRINDDQSEQLVYRTEVVKNDLSPTWQPFKVSLSSLCSCEESRPLKGLVWDYDSRGKHDFIGEFSTTFEEMQRAFGEDQAQWDCVNSKYKQKKRNYKNSGVVILADLKLYRVYSFLDYVMGGCQIHFTVAIDFTASNGDPRNSCSLHYINPFQPNEYLQALVAVGEICQDYDSDKRLSALGFGARIPPKYEVSHDFAINFNPEDDECEGIQGVVEAYQNCLPRVQLYGPTNVAPIISKVARTAAAEERTREASQYYILLILTDGVVTDMADTREAIVRASHLPMSIIIVGVGNADFTDMQVLDGDDGVLRSPRGEPALRDIVQFVPFRELKSASPAALAKSVLAEVPRQLVEYYSHKELPPRDLGAHA, from the exons ATGAGCGCGGGCTCAGAGCGCCGGGCGGCGGCGGCCCCCGGGGGGGTGCCGGCGCCCTGCGCCTCGAAGGTGGAACTGCGGCTGAGCTGCCGGCACCTGCTGGACCGCGACCCGCTCACCAAGTCCGACCCGAGCGTGGTGCTGCTGCTGCAATCGCAGGGCCAGTGGGTGCAG GTGGACAGAACCGAGGTAGTCCGGAGCAGCCTGCACCCGGTCTTCTCCAAGGTCTTCACGCTTGACTACTACTTCGAGGAGGTGCAGAAGCTGCGCTTTGAGGTCTATGACACCCATGGGCCCAGCAGCCTGAGCTGCCAGGAGGATGACTTCCTGGGGGGCATGGAATGCACTTTAGGGCAG ATCGTGGCCCAGAAGAAGGTGACCCGGGCACTGTTGCTGAAGTTCGGCAGGAACGCGGGCAAGTCCACCATCACG GTGATAGCTGAGGACATCTCCGGGAACAACGGCTACGTGGAGCTCTCCTTCAGGGCCAGGAAGCTGGATGACAAG GACCTCTTCAGCAAGTCAGACCCATTCCTGGAACTATACAGGATCAATGATGATCAGAGCGAGCAACTGGTGTACAGGACAGAG GTGGTGAAGAACGACCTGAGCCCCACCTGGCAGCCTTTCAAGGTGTCTCTGAGCAGCCTGTGCAGCTGCGAGGAGTCGCGGCCACTCAAA GGCCTCGTTTGGGATTATGACTCCCGCGGAAAGCACGACTTCATTGGAGAATTCTCCACCACCTTCGAGGAGATGCAGAGAGCCTTCGGGGAGGACCAG GCCCAGTGGGACTGTGTGAACTCCAAGTATAAGCAGAAGAAGCGCAATTACAAGAATTCTGGGGTGGTCATCCTGGCAGACCTGAAG CTCTACAGGGTGTACTCGTTCCTGGACTACGTCATGGGCGGCTGCCAGATCCACTTCACG GTGGCCATTGACTTCACGGCCTCCAATGGGGACCCCAGGAACAGCTGCTCCCTGCACTACATCAACCCCTTCCAGCCCAACGAGTATCTGCAGGCCCTGGTGGCCGTGGGAGAGATCTGCCAGGACTACGACAG CGACAAGAGGCTCTCTGCTTTGGGGTTTGGAGCTCGGATTCCTCCCAAGTATGAG GTGTCCCATGACTTTGCCATCAATTTCAACCCCGAAGACGATGAGTGCGAAG GGATCCAGGGTGTGGTGGAGGCCTACCAGAACTGCCTGCCCAGGGTCCAGCTCTACGGCCCCACCAACGTGGCGCCCATCATCTCCAAGGTGGCCCGCACAGCCGCGGCCGAGGAGCGCACCCGTGAGGCCTCT CAATACTACATTCTGCTGATTCTGACGGACGGTGTGGTGACCGACATGGCAGACACACGTGAGGCCATCGTGCGCGCCTCCCACCTGCCCATGTCCATCATCATTGTCGGGGTGGGCAACGCCGACTTCACCGACATGCAGGTGCTAGACGGCGACGACGGTGTCCTGCGCTCCCCACGCGGCGAGCCCGCCCTCCGCGACATCGTGCAATTTGTGCCGTTTCGGGAGCTCAAGAGC GCGTCCCCCGCGGCATTGGCCAAGAGTGTGCTGGCTGAGGTGCCCAGGCAGCTAGTGGAATACTACAGCCACAAGGAGCTGCCTCCAAGAGACCTCGGTGCCCACGCCTGA
- the CPNE7 gene encoding copine-7 isoform X3 yields the protein MRSCSLWGPENCAFISGREVPGVLGNDTPQGATRSLEAADGSSHSTIWMQVLQDHPRAGGRDREPCRLQQRHRISGQCPGRNLSPSSRGLLTQGHLQVDRTEVVRSSLHPVFSKVFTLDYYFEEVQKLRFEVYDTHGPSSLSCQEDDFLGGMECTLGQIVAQKKVTRALLLKFGRNAGKSTITVIAEDISGNNGYVELSFRARKLDDKDLFSKSDPFLELYRINDDQSEQLVYRTEVVKNDLSPTWQPFKVSLSSLCSCEESRPLKGLVWDYDSRGKHDFIGEFSTTFEEMQRAFGEDQAQWDCVNSKYKQKKRNYKNSGVVILADLKLYRVYSFLDYVMGGCQIHFTVAIDFTASNGDPRNSCSLHYINPFQPNEYLQALVAVGEICQDYDRCPMTLPSISTPKTMSAKGSRVWWRPTRTACPGSSSTAPPTWRPSSPRWPAQPRPRSAPVRPLNTTFC from the exons ATGAGAAGCTGTAGCTTGTGGGGGCCAGAGAACTGCGCCTTTATCTCAGGGAGGGAAGTGCCAGGGGTTCTGGGGAATGACACTCCCCAGGGGGCAACCAGAAGCCTCGAAGCAGCAGATGGGTCTTCCCACAGCACAATCTGGATGCAAGTCCTCCAGGACCACCCAAGGGCAGGTGGGCGGGACAGGGAACCCTGCAGGCTACAGCAGAGGCACAGGATCTCTGGGCAGTGCCCCGGGAGAAACttgtccccctcctccaggggtctgcTTACCCAGGGCCACTTGCAGGTGGACAGAACCGAGGTAGTCCGGAGCAGCCTGCACCCGGTCTTCTCCAAGGTCTTCACGCTTGACTACTACTTCGAGGAGGTGCAGAAGCTGCGCTTTGAGGTCTATGACACCCATGGGCCCAGCAGCCTGAGCTGCCAGGAGGATGACTTCCTGGGGGGCATGGAATGCACTTTAGGGCAG ATCGTGGCCCAGAAGAAGGTGACCCGGGCACTGTTGCTGAAGTTCGGCAGGAACGCGGGCAAGTCCACCATCACG GTGATAGCTGAGGACATCTCCGGGAACAACGGCTACGTGGAGCTCTCCTTCAGGGCCAGGAAGCTGGATGACAAG GACCTCTTCAGCAAGTCAGACCCATTCCTGGAACTATACAGGATCAATGATGATCAGAGCGAGCAACTGGTGTACAGGACAGAG GTGGTGAAGAACGACCTGAGCCCCACCTGGCAGCCTTTCAAGGTGTCTCTGAGCAGCCTGTGCAGCTGCGAGGAGTCGCGGCCACTCAAA GGCCTCGTTTGGGATTATGACTCCCGCGGAAAGCACGACTTCATTGGAGAATTCTCCACCACCTTCGAGGAGATGCAGAGAGCCTTCGGGGAGGACCAG GCCCAGTGGGACTGTGTGAACTCCAAGTATAAGCAGAAGAAGCGCAATTACAAGAATTCTGGGGTGGTCATCCTGGCAGACCTGAAG CTCTACAGGGTGTACTCGTTCCTGGACTACGTCATGGGCGGCTGCCAGATCCACTTCACG GTGGCCATTGACTTCACGGCCTCCAATGGGGACCCCAGGAACAGCTGCTCCCTGCACTACATCAACCCCTTCCAGCCCAACGAGTATCTGCAGGCCCTGGTGGCCGTGGGAGAGATCTGCCAGGACTACGACAG GTGTCCCATGACTTTGCCATCAATTTCAACCCCGAAGACGATGAGTGCGAAG GGATCCAGGGTGTGGTGGAGGCCTACCAGAACTGCCTGCCCAGGGTCCAGCTCTACGGCCCCACCAACGTGGCGCCCATCATCTCCAAGGTGGCCCGCACAGCCGCGGCCGAGGAGCGCACCCGTGAGGCCTCT CAATACTACATTCTGCTGA
- the CPNE7 gene encoding copine-7 isoform X1 — MRSCSLWGPENCAFISGREVPGVLGNDTPQGATRSLEAADGSSHSTIWMQVLQDHPRAGGRDREPCRLQQRHRISGQCPGRNLSPSSRGLLTQGHLQVDRTEVVRSSLHPVFSKVFTLDYYFEEVQKLRFEVYDTHGPSSLSCQEDDFLGGMECTLGQIVAQKKVTRALLLKFGRNAGKSTITVIAEDISGNNGYVELSFRARKLDDKDLFSKSDPFLELYRINDDQSEQLVYRTEVVKNDLSPTWQPFKVSLSSLCSCEESRPLKGLVWDYDSRGKHDFIGEFSTTFEEMQRAFGEDQAQWDCVNSKYKQKKRNYKNSGVVILADLKLYRVYSFLDYVMGGCQIHFTVAIDFTASNGDPRNSCSLHYINPFQPNEYLQALVAVGEICQDYDSDKRLSALGFGARIPPKYEVSHDFAINFNPEDDECEGIQGVVEAYQNCLPRVQLYGPTNVAPIISKVARTAAAEERTREASQYYILLILTDGVVTDMADTREAIVRASHLPMSIIIVGVGNADFTDMQVLDGDDGVLRSPRGEPALRDIVQFVPFRELKSASPAALAKSVLAEVPRQLVEYYSHKELPPRDLGAHA, encoded by the exons ATGAGAAGCTGTAGCTTGTGGGGGCCAGAGAACTGCGCCTTTATCTCAGGGAGGGAAGTGCCAGGGGTTCTGGGGAATGACACTCCCCAGGGGGCAACCAGAAGCCTCGAAGCAGCAGATGGGTCTTCCCACAGCACAATCTGGATGCAAGTCCTCCAGGACCACCCAAGGGCAGGTGGGCGGGACAGGGAACCCTGCAGGCTACAGCAGAGGCACAGGATCTCTGGGCAGTGCCCCGGGAGAAACttgtccccctcctccaggggtctgcTTACCCAGGGCCACTTGCAGGTGGACAGAACCGAGGTAGTCCGGAGCAGCCTGCACCCGGTCTTCTCCAAGGTCTTCACGCTTGACTACTACTTCGAGGAGGTGCAGAAGCTGCGCTTTGAGGTCTATGACACCCATGGGCCCAGCAGCCTGAGCTGCCAGGAGGATGACTTCCTGGGGGGCATGGAATGCACTTTAGGGCAG ATCGTGGCCCAGAAGAAGGTGACCCGGGCACTGTTGCTGAAGTTCGGCAGGAACGCGGGCAAGTCCACCATCACG GTGATAGCTGAGGACATCTCCGGGAACAACGGCTACGTGGAGCTCTCCTTCAGGGCCAGGAAGCTGGATGACAAG GACCTCTTCAGCAAGTCAGACCCATTCCTGGAACTATACAGGATCAATGATGATCAGAGCGAGCAACTGGTGTACAGGACAGAG GTGGTGAAGAACGACCTGAGCCCCACCTGGCAGCCTTTCAAGGTGTCTCTGAGCAGCCTGTGCAGCTGCGAGGAGTCGCGGCCACTCAAA GGCCTCGTTTGGGATTATGACTCCCGCGGAAAGCACGACTTCATTGGAGAATTCTCCACCACCTTCGAGGAGATGCAGAGAGCCTTCGGGGAGGACCAG GCCCAGTGGGACTGTGTGAACTCCAAGTATAAGCAGAAGAAGCGCAATTACAAGAATTCTGGGGTGGTCATCCTGGCAGACCTGAAG CTCTACAGGGTGTACTCGTTCCTGGACTACGTCATGGGCGGCTGCCAGATCCACTTCACG GTGGCCATTGACTTCACGGCCTCCAATGGGGACCCCAGGAACAGCTGCTCCCTGCACTACATCAACCCCTTCCAGCCCAACGAGTATCTGCAGGCCCTGGTGGCCGTGGGAGAGATCTGCCAGGACTACGACAG CGACAAGAGGCTCTCTGCTTTGGGGTTTGGAGCTCGGATTCCTCCCAAGTATGAG GTGTCCCATGACTTTGCCATCAATTTCAACCCCGAAGACGATGAGTGCGAAG GGATCCAGGGTGTGGTGGAGGCCTACCAGAACTGCCTGCCCAGGGTCCAGCTCTACGGCCCCACCAACGTGGCGCCCATCATCTCCAAGGTGGCCCGCACAGCCGCGGCCGAGGAGCGCACCCGTGAGGCCTCT CAATACTACATTCTGCTGATTCTGACGGACGGTGTGGTGACCGACATGGCAGACACACGTGAGGCCATCGTGCGCGCCTCCCACCTGCCCATGTCCATCATCATTGTCGGGGTGGGCAACGCCGACTTCACCGACATGCAGGTGCTAGACGGCGACGACGGTGTCCTGCGCTCCCCACGCGGCGAGCCCGCCCTCCGCGACATCGTGCAATTTGTGCCGTTTCGGGAGCTCAAGAGC GCGTCCCCCGCGGCATTGGCCAAGAGTGTGCTGGCTGAGGTGCCCAGGCAGCTAGTGGAATACTACAGCCACAAGGAGCTGCCTCCAAGAGACCTCGGTGCCCACGCCTGA